One Glycine max cultivar Williams 82 chromosome 3, Glycine_max_v4.0, whole genome shotgun sequence DNA window includes the following coding sequences:
- the LOC100777231 gene encoding putative disease resistance protein At3g14460: MAAALVGGAFLSAFLDVLFDRLASPDFVDLIRGKKLSKKLLQKLETTLRVVGAVLDDAEKKQITNTNVKHWLDDLKDAVYEADDLLDHVFTKAATQNKVRDLFSRFSDSKIVSKLEDIVVTLESHLKLKESLDLKESAVENLSWKAPSTSLEDGSHIYGREKDKEAIIKLLSEDNSDGREVSVVPIVGMGGVGKTTLAQLVYNDENLKQIFDFDFKAWVCVSQEFDVLKVTKTIIEAVTGKACKLNDLNLLHLELMDKLKDKKFLIVLDDVWTEDYVDWSLLKKPFNRGIRRSKILLTTRSEKTASIVQTVHTYHLNQLSNEDCWSVFANHACLYSESNGNTTTLEKIGKEIVKKCNGLPLAAQSLGGMLRRKRDIGKWNNILNSDIWELSESECKVIPALRLSYHYLPPHLKRCFVYCSLYPQDYEFEKNELILLWMAEDLLKKPRNGRTLEEVGHEYFDDLVSRLFFQRSSTDRSSRPYGECFVMHDLMHDLATSLGGDFYFRSEELGKETKINTKTRHLSFAKFNSSVLDNFDVVGRAKFLRTFLSIINFEAAPFNNEEAQCIIVSKLMYLRVLSFCDFQSLDSLPDSIGKLIHLRYLDLSGSSVETLPKSLCNLYNLQTLKLYDCRKLTKLPSDMCNLVNLRHLDISFTPIKEMPRGMSKLNHLQRLDFFVVGKHEENGIKELGGLSNLRGDLELRNMENVSQSDEALEARMMDKKHINSLQLVWSGCNNNSTNFQLEIDVLCKLQPHFNIESLYIKGYKGTRFPDWMGNSSYCNMTSLTLLDCDNCSMLPSLGQLPSLKNLRIARLNRLKTIDAGFYKNEDCRSGTPFPSLESLFIYEMSCWGVWSSFDSEAFPVLKSLEIRDCPKLEGSLPNHLPALTKLVIRNCELLVSSLPTAPAIQSLEIRKSNKVALHAFPLLLETIDVKGSPMVESMIEAITNIQPTCLRSLTLRDCSSAVSFPGGRLPESLKSLYIEDLKKLEFPTQHKHELLETLSIESSCDSLTSLPLVTFPNLRDLTITDCENMEYLSVSGAESFESLCSLHIHRCPNFVSFWREGLPAPNLINLTISELKSLHEEMSSLLPKLECLEIFNCPEIESFPKRGMPPDLRTVSIYNCEKLLSGLAWPSMGMLTHLSVDGPCDGIKSFPKEGLLPPSLTSLYLYDLSNLEMLDCTGLLHLTSLQQLTIMGCPLLENMVGERLPVSLIKLTIVSCPLLEIRCRMKHPQIWPKISHIPGIQVDDRWI; encoded by the coding sequence ATGGCTGCAGCACTGGTAGGTGGTGCCTTTCTCTCTGCTTTCCTTGATGTGCTTTTCGACAGGCTGGCTTCACCTGACTTTGTTGACCTGATCCGTGGAAAGAAGCTTAGCAAGAAGTTGCTTCAAAAGTTGGAGACCACTCTCAGAGTGGTTGGAGCTGTGCTTGATGATGCCGAGAAGAAACAGATCACAAACACCAATGTCAAACACTGGCTCGATGATCTCAAAGATGCTGTCTATGAAGCCGATGACTTACTCGACCATGTTTTCACCAAAGCTGCCACCCAAAACAAGGTAAGAGACTTGTTTTCTCGCTTTTCCGATAGCAAGATCGTTAGTAAGTTGGAAGACATAGTTGTCACACTTGAGTCTCATTTAAAACTCAAGGAGAGTCTTGATTTGAAAGAGAGTGCAGTGGAGAACTTGTCATGGAAAGCTCCATCAACATCTCTGGAAGATGGATCTCATATATATGGTAGGGAGAAAGATAAGGAGGCCATAATCAAGTTGTTGTCGGAGGATAACAGTGACGGTAGAGAAGTGTCTGTGGTTCCTATTGTGGGCATGGGTGGGGTAGGAAAAACTACTTTGGCCCAATTGGTGTACAATGATGAGAATTTGAAACagatatttgattttgattttaaggCATGGGTTTGTGTTTCTCAAGAATTTGATGTTCTCAAGGTCACAAAAACTATAATAGAGGCGGTGACTGGAAAGGCTTGTAAATTGAATGATCTGAATCTACTTCATCTTGAATTGATGGACAagctgaaagataaaaaattcttaattgttTTGGATGATGTTTGGACAGAGGATTATGTTGATTGGAGTCTTCTTAAGAAACCATTTAACCGTGGGATTAGGAGAAGTAAGATTCTTCTAACAACCCGCAGTGAAAAAACAGCATCTATAGTCCAAACTGTTCACACCTATCATCTAAACCAATTGTCGAATGAAGATTGTTGGTCAGTGTTTGCGAACCATGCGTGTCTTTACTCCGAATCGAACGGGAACACAACAACACTAGAAAAAATTGGAAAGGAGATTGTTAAAAAGTGCAACGGACTGCCTTTAGCAGCACAGTCGCTCGGAGGCATGTTGAGAAGAAAGCGTGACATTGGGAAATGGAATAATATTCTGAATAGTGACATTTGGGAACTTTCTGAAAGTGAGTGTAAAGTTATTCCAGCACTGAGACTTAGTTATCATTATCTCCCTCCACATTTAAAACGGTGCTTTGTTTATTGTTCGTTGTATCCACAAGATTacgaatttgaaaaaaatgaattaatcttGTTGTGGATGGCCGAAGATCTTTTGAAGAAACCAAGAAATGGTAGGACTTTAGAAGAGGTTGGTCATGAGTATTTTGATGATTTGGTTTCGAGATTGTTTTTCCAACGTTCAAGTACAGATAGAAGTAGTAGGCCTTATGGCGAATGTTTTGTGATGCATGACCTCATGCATGATCTAGCCACATCACTCGGTGGAGATTTTTACTTTAGATCAGAAGAACTTGGGAAAGAAACAAAGATCAATACTAAGACTCGTCATTTGTCATTTGCCAAATTCAATTCTTCAGTCTTGGACAACTTTGATGTTGTTGGTAGAGCAAAATTTCTGAGAACTTTCTTgtccattataaattttgaagctGCTCCATTCAACAATGAGGAGGCACAATGTATCATAGTGTCGAAGCTTATGTACTTGAGAGTTTTATCATTTTGTGACTTCCAAAGTCTGGATTCTTTGCCTGACTCAATAGGTAAATTGATCCATCTGCGCTATTTAGATCTCTCTGGTTCAAGTGTAGAAACACTGCCAAAGTCATTGTGTAATTTATACAATCTGCAAACTTTGAAGTTGTATGATTGCAGAAAACTGACCAAGTTGCCTAGTGACATGTGCAATCTTGTTAACTTGCGTCATCTTGATATTTCTTTTACTCCTATAAAAGAGATGCCGAGAGGAATGagtaaattaaatcatttacaACGTCTGGATTTCTTTGTTGTGGGCAAGCACGAAGAGAATGGAATCAAAGAATTGGGAGGACTTTCAAATCTTCGTGGTGATCTTGAACTTAGGAACATGGAGAATGTTTCCCAAAGTGATGAAGCGTTGGAGGCAAGGATGATGGATAAAAAACACATTAATAGTTTACAGTTGGTATGGTCTGGATGTAACAACAACAGTACCAACTTCCAACTTGAAATAGATGTGCTTTGCAAGTTACAGCCTCACTTTAACATTGAATCGTTGTATATAAAAGGCTATAAAGGAACCAGATTTCCAGATTGGATGGGAAATTCTTCCTACTGCAATATGACAAGTCTAACCTTACTTGATTGTGACAACTGTAGTATGCTTCCTTCACTAGGACAACTACCTTCTCTCAAGAACCTTAGAATTGCACGATTGAATAGGCTGAAGACTATTGATGCAGGTTTTTACAAGAACGAAGATTGTCGTTCTGGGACGCCCTTTCCCTCCCTTGAATCTCTGTTCATTTATGAAATGTCTTGTTGGGGGGTGTGGAGTTCCTTCGATTCAGAAGCTTTTCCTGTGCTTAAAAGTCTTGAAATACGTGACTGCCCCAAACTAGAGGGAAGTTTGCCGAATCACCTTCCTGCTCTGACAAAACTTGTGATTAGAAATTGCGAGCTGCTTGTCTCTTCTCTCCCAACGGCTCCCGCCATTCAAAGTTTGGAGATACGTAAAAGCAATAAAGTAGCACTGCATGCGTTTCCTCTCTTGTTAGAGACTATAGATGTAAAAGGAAGCCCAATGGTGGAGTCCATGATAGAGGCCATCACTAACATCCAACCAACTTGTCTCCGGTCTTTAACATTAAGGGATTGCTCGTCAGCCGTGTCATTTCCAGGTGGTCGTTTACCTGAATCACTGAAGAGTCTGTATATCGAGGATCTTAAAAAACTGGAATTCCCGACGCAACACAAACATGAGTTACTGGAAACACTGTCAATAGAAAGCAGTTGTGATTCACTCACATCTCTTCCATTGGTTACCTTTCCAAATCTCCGAGATCTCACAATCACAGACTGTGAAAATATGGAATATCTTTCGGTTTCAGGGGCAGAGTCATTTGAGAGTCTGTGTTCTTTGCACATTCATCGATGCCCCAACTTTGTATCATTCTGGAGAGAAGGATTGCCTGCGCCCAACTTGATTAATTTGACCATATCAGAGTTGAAGTCGTTGCATGAAGAGATGAGTAGTCTTCTCCCAAAGTTAGAATGTCTCGAAATATTCAACTGCCCAGAAATTGAGTCCTTTCCAAAACGGGGTATGCCACCTGACCTGAGAACAGTATCGATTtacaattgtgagaaactacTGAGCGGCCTAGCATGGCCATCCATGGGCATGCTTACTCATCTCAGTGTTGATGGTCCATGTGATGGCATCAAGTCCTTCCCTAAGGAGGGTTTGCTGCCTCCCTCCCTTACGTCTCTGTATCTATATGACTTGTCAAATCTGGAGATGTTGGACTGCACGGGGCTTCTCCATCTCACATCCCTGCAACAATTAACCATAATGGGATGTCCTTTGCTGGAAAATATGGTGGGAGAAAGGCTTCCTGTCTCTCTAATAAAATTAACCATAGTGAGTTGTCCTTTGCTGGAAATACGATGCCGCATGAAGCACCCTCAAATTTGGCCTAAAATTTCCCACATCCCTGGCATTCAGGTTGACGATAGATGGATTTAG